The DNA region GAGAGTAATGGCCAGGCGATGGCTAAGGTCCAGCAGCATCAAACGGCTCTGGAGCGCGGCGCTGAGCTATATGCTCAGTACTGCTTCCAGTGTCATGGTACGAAGGGCCAGGGGCGTGTCGGCCCCAGCTTGAACAATAATCCCCAGGTCAATAAGTTGAGCGATAATGATCTGCTGCGCATTATTAGCGCGGGTATCTATAATACAAGTACTAATCAGCTCAACGTGGCAATCATGCCGGCCTGGAGTGAGGATTATGGTGGCCCTCTGACCAACATTGATATCCAATATCTCTTTGAGCTGATTCGCTCGTCTGATCCGGATTATTTGAAGGCCAATGGTCTGCCATCTGGTAACGGCTTTGACCAGGTGCCGGGGCTAATCCAGAAGAATAACCCTACGGCCTATCAGACAGCGGTCGCTCAGGAGAGTAGCGGTCAGTTTGGCAATCCGGTCGATCTGACTTCGAAAAAGAATGTCACGATCGATATGGTGACTGCCCCCAGTGGGGCAAGCTGCTCGCCGGCCTGCTATGATCCGATCTATGTGAAGGTGAAGGTCGGAACCACGATTACCTGGGTGAATAAGGATACTCAGGCTCATACGGTCACGGCTCTGCAGACGGAGGATCTCAACAATAAGAAGATCGCCTCAAACATTTTCGACTCTGGTCTGTCAAAGCCGATCTTGACCAATGGTACCTTCAGCTACACGGTGACGATGGCGGCCTATAATCTGAATAAGGACCATAAGGTCTACTACTATTGCCAGTACCATCCAAGCATGGTGGCGGTTCTCTTGATTGTGCCCTAATCAGAAGCCGCTTGCTGAGAGTGCGACCTGCTTGGTCTGGCTGCCAGCCTTGTATATAATGTCTGACTACCTGATCGCTTCCTTTGCTGCTCTCTTGAGTCAGGCTGAGAGAGGCTGAGAGAGCAGGAGGAGCACGGACTGTATAGGCTGGCAGCCAGGTGGATACTGGGGTCTGCGTAGACGCCCAACGTCAGCGCAGATGAGCGTGAGGGCGCCTTTCGCCGCGCAAGGAACTACTGGCCAGGAGATCACCAGCTGGGAGCAGAGAGAGGGTAGATCAATGGCTGCAGATCAGCGAGCAATTGCTCGCTCCCGGGAGGGATGGTCTCCTGGCCCATATGGAGGTCTGCAAGGCAATGCCAGGGGTTGCTGGTCTAGCATGGACTGACGAGCGGCCAGGGGAAGTCTCTTACTCCCGGCGAAAGGCGCGATGATCAGAGCGGGGCTTCGTGCCCCATATCAAGCATGTCGCCGCAACTGTTTGTGGTACATGTCGTTGAAAGGGCTGGCAACTATGCAGAGAGTTCAACCACGGGAGCTGCCTGAGCGCATGTCGTGGGCACGTGCCCTGATCTTTGGTGTCGGCTTCTTCTTCATTACAGCCTTGCTGATCGGGCAGCTTCCGGGCTATATTTTCGATGAGCTGACAGCTTCCACGCTGCAGGGCATGGAGCAAGGCTCGCTTGCCCTCGGCCTGGTCTGCTTGCTCGGCTTCTTCGTTGTTGAGGTTATTGTCCTTCTCTTTGACCCCAAGCCGTTGCTACCGCCTATGCTCTTTGTGGGCCTGGGCCTGGTGCTCTTCGTCGGGGGGCTGGCGCTGCTCTTCTGGGCCGTGCTCACCCCGGTGACGGCAGGGGGGGTCACGACGAACAGCCAGTACTTTCCATCGGCGAACCTCTTCTGGAACCCGCTCCTCGATGGAAATGTGCTCTGGCTGGAGCCGGGGGCTGTTGATTTTGTGTTGATCGCCATTGTGCTCCTCATCGCCGGAGCAGCTGCTATGTTCTATGGGGGCCTGGCGCTCAAGGAGCAGCGCGATCCCGATCGCAGCGATCCCGGGACCACGCCGAT from Thermogemmatispora onikobensis includes:
- a CDS encoding c-type cytochrome — translated: MINPVQAAIGIVVLLVAVGGLLYLFYSRTNAVQKSGYGALIMLSLITLMIPVFWIMESNGQAMAKVQQHQTALERGAELYAQYCFQCHGTKGQGRVGPSLNNNPQVNKLSDNDLLRIISAGIYNTSTNQLNVAIMPAWSEDYGGPLTNIDIQYLFELIRSSDPDYLKANGLPSGNGFDQVPGLIQKNNPTAYQTAVAQESSGQFGNPVDLTSKKNVTIDMVTAPSGASCSPACYDPIYVKVKVGTTITWVNKDTQAHTVTALQTEDLNNKKIASNIFDSGLSKPILTNGTFSYTVTMAAYNLNKDHKVYYYCQYHPSMVAVLLIVP